A stretch of Nonomuraea africana DNA encodes these proteins:
- a CDS encoding ester cyclase: protein MVKLYRRWLLEMWNGDFELADELVSDDFVGHWPGMDVHGPDGLKRALEQGHAPFTNVMVTLDVGPIVDGDTVAARWTFEGDYTGGIPGVPLPENARVAFSGHDILRAENGRFVEYWVISDTRWMQG from the coding sequence ATGGTCAAGCTGTACAGACGCTGGCTGCTGGAGATGTGGAACGGCGACTTCGAGCTGGCCGACGAGCTGGTGTCGGACGACTTCGTCGGCCACTGGCCCGGCATGGACGTGCACGGCCCCGACGGGCTCAAGCGAGCCCTGGAGCAGGGCCACGCGCCGTTCACGAACGTGATGGTCACGCTCGACGTCGGACCGATCGTCGACGGCGACACCGTGGCCGCCCGCTGGACGTTCGAGGGCGACTACACGGGCGGCATCCCCGGCGTGCCCCTTCCCGAGAACGCCCGCGTCGCCTTCAGCGGCCACGACATCCTGCGCGCCGAGAACGGCAGGTTCGTGGAGTACTGGGTGATCTCCGACACCCGCTGGATGCAGGGCTAG
- a CDS encoding ATP-binding protein — MSPVFVGREAELSVLTESFDEARKGAATAVLLGGEAGVGKTRLVQSFAERAAADGAHVLFGGCVELSSDGLAYAPFTAALRQLVREIGTARIGSLLPEGAERDLARLLPEFGEPSADGDTDTGRARLFEQFLTLLERLAESRPVVLVVEDIHWADRSSRDLIAFLSRNLRESQVLMVLTYRSDDLHRQHPLRPVLAELGRVAGVLRLDLPRLSRDEVAEQMAGILGATPLYSRIETVYQRSQGIPLFVEALMECDDGAGEVPDSLTDLILGSVERLPEETQRVLRIAAAGGIRVGHALLSAVSGLSDLDLEAALRPAIAGNVLQIADNRAYVFRHALIREAVHDELLPGEHQRLHGRYAEEISRDRTLVPRGRAAVEIAHHWYGARDDHWALISAWEAAQKSFKAFAYTEAIPLLERVLMLWDKVPGACGDIGVDHTAVLERASEASYACADIDKGVKFVKAALAELEEEAEPERVAALLVRWGNLQLAKTKPGALENFRHALSLVPEPGPTRADVLVKLSRHLMLTGQVAEGTALAEEGLALARQLGDRVIEGDLILNLSLGYSLDGEVERTFEANTRAMRLGEEVGSGQLILRAMGNNIDALNELGRSEEAIELARKGEVLAKKYGRIRASGTFILSNLAECLESLGRWEESVQVLEHTLSLGPTLRTRHHLIRVRADIALGRGELDLLEAILSELGVLKERPEDFVQDLMNSTRLHIGWHLIKGEPHHALAVAERLLTRPNQSHKAALAWRTLSLIRTVCDAAEPIVPDRTAVVRTLATELAATLVVSGPVSEAYRLTFTGDFDAAADAWATLGRPHARAKSLLRAATVRAHAGDKEGAGTRLRAAHPLGTALSAAPLVAEIEGLARRLGVSLLEESAATPSADLLTPRELEVLRLVALGRTNRDIAAELFISAKTVSVHVSNILAKLRVATRGEATAAAHRLSLLSV, encoded by the coding sequence GTGAGTCCCGTCTTCGTGGGACGGGAAGCGGAGCTGTCGGTCCTGACGGAGTCCTTCGACGAGGCGCGCAAGGGCGCGGCCACCGCCGTCCTGCTGGGCGGCGAAGCGGGAGTCGGCAAGACCAGGCTGGTGCAGAGCTTCGCCGAGCGCGCGGCGGCCGACGGCGCGCACGTGCTGTTCGGCGGCTGCGTCGAACTGTCCAGCGACGGCCTCGCCTACGCCCCGTTCACCGCGGCCCTCCGCCAGCTCGTCAGAGAGATCGGCACGGCCAGGATCGGCTCGCTGCTGCCCGAGGGCGCCGAGCGCGACCTGGCCAGACTGCTGCCCGAGTTCGGCGAGCCGAGCGCGGACGGCGACACCGACACCGGCAGGGCCAGGCTCTTCGAGCAGTTCCTCACGCTGCTCGAACGACTCGCCGAGTCGCGGCCCGTGGTGCTCGTCGTCGAGGACATCCACTGGGCCGACCGGTCCAGCCGCGACCTGATCGCCTTTCTCAGCCGCAACCTGCGCGAGTCGCAGGTGCTCATGGTGCTGACCTACCGCTCGGACGACCTGCACCGCCAGCATCCGCTCCGCCCCGTCCTGGCCGAGCTCGGGCGGGTGGCGGGCGTGCTCAGACTCGACCTGCCGCGCCTCTCGCGCGACGAGGTCGCCGAGCAGATGGCGGGCATCCTCGGCGCCACGCCGCTCTACTCCCGCATCGAGACCGTCTACCAGCGCAGCCAGGGCATCCCACTGTTCGTCGAGGCCCTGATGGAGTGCGACGACGGCGCGGGCGAGGTGCCCGACTCCCTCACCGACCTGATCCTCGGCTCGGTCGAACGCCTTCCCGAGGAGACCCAGCGCGTCCTGCGCATCGCGGCCGCGGGCGGCATCCGGGTCGGCCACGCCCTGCTGTCGGCCGTCAGCGGCCTGTCGGACCTCGACCTCGAGGCCGCGCTGCGCCCCGCCATCGCGGGGAACGTCCTGCAGATCGCCGACAACCGCGCCTACGTCTTCCGACACGCGCTGATCCGCGAGGCCGTCCACGACGAACTGCTCCCCGGCGAGCACCAGCGCCTGCATGGCCGCTACGCCGAGGAGATCTCCCGCGACCGCACGCTCGTGCCTCGCGGCAGGGCCGCGGTCGAGATCGCCCACCACTGGTACGGCGCGCGCGACGACCACTGGGCGCTGATCTCGGCATGGGAGGCGGCGCAGAAGTCGTTCAAGGCCTTCGCCTACACCGAGGCCATCCCCCTGCTCGAACGCGTCCTCATGCTGTGGGACAAGGTGCCGGGCGCCTGCGGCGACATCGGCGTCGACCACACGGCGGTGCTGGAGCGCGCCTCCGAGGCCTCCTATGCCTGCGCCGACATCGACAAGGGCGTCAAGTTCGTCAAGGCCGCGCTCGCCGAGCTCGAAGAGGAGGCCGAGCCCGAGCGGGTGGCCGCGCTGCTGGTGCGCTGGGGCAACCTCCAGCTCGCCAAGACCAAGCCCGGCGCGCTCGAGAACTTCCGCCACGCGCTCAGCCTCGTGCCCGAGCCCGGCCCCACCCGCGCCGACGTGCTGGTGAAGCTCAGCCGCCACCTCATGCTCACCGGCCAGGTCGCCGAGGGCACCGCGCTGGCCGAGGAGGGCCTGGCACTGGCCAGGCAACTCGGCGACCGGGTCATCGAGGGCGACCTGATCCTCAACCTCTCCCTCGGCTACTCCCTCGACGGCGAGGTGGAGCGCACCTTCGAGGCCAACACGCGCGCCATGCGCCTCGGCGAGGAGGTCGGCTCCGGCCAGCTCATCCTGCGGGCCATGGGCAACAACATCGACGCGCTGAACGAGCTGGGCCGCTCCGAGGAGGCCATCGAGCTGGCCCGCAAGGGCGAGGTGCTGGCCAAGAAGTACGGCAGGATCAGGGCCTCGGGCACGTTCATCCTCAGCAACCTGGCCGAATGCCTGGAGAGCCTGGGCAGGTGGGAGGAGTCCGTCCAGGTCCTCGAGCACACGCTCAGCCTCGGGCCCACCCTGCGCACCCGCCACCACCTCATCCGGGTGCGCGCCGACATCGCGCTGGGCAGGGGCGAGCTCGACCTGCTCGAGGCGATACTGTCCGAGCTCGGTGTGCTCAAGGAGCGTCCCGAGGACTTCGTCCAGGACCTCATGAACAGCACCCGCCTGCACATCGGCTGGCACCTGATCAAGGGCGAGCCGCACCACGCGCTCGCCGTCGCCGAGCGCCTGCTCACCCGGCCGAACCAGAGCCACAAGGCGGCGCTGGCCTGGCGGACGCTCTCGCTGATCCGCACCGTGTGCGACGCGGCCGAGCCGATCGTGCCCGACAGGACCGCGGTCGTCCGCACGCTGGCCACCGAGCTGGCCGCCACCCTCGTGGTCAGCGGCCCTGTGTCGGAGGCCTACCGGCTGACCTTCACCGGCGACTTCGACGCCGCCGCGGACGCGTGGGCGACGCTCGGACGGCCGCACGCCCGCGCGAAGTCGCTGCTGCGGGCGGCGACCGTACGGGCGCACGCGGGCGACAAGGAGGGCGCCGGCACCAGACTGCGCGCCGCCCATCCCCTCGGCACCGCCCTCTCGGCGGCGCCGCTGGTCGCCGAGATCGAGGGCCTGGCCCGCCGGCTCGGCGTCTCGCTGCTGGAGGAGAGCGCCGCCACGCCGTCGGCCGACCTGCTGACGCCGCGTGAGCTGGAGGTGCTGCGCCTGGTGGCGCTCGGCCGCACCAACAGGGACATCGCGGCCGAGCTGTTCATCTCGGCGAAGACGGTCAGCGTGCACGTCTCCAACATCCTCGCCAAGCTGCGGGTCGCGACCAGGGGCGAGGCCACCGCCGCGGCTCACCGGCTGTCGCTGCTGTCGGTGTGA
- the egtD gene encoding L-histidine N(alpha)-methyltransferase — protein MFVSQPTVHVINHLDRDYLRQALEHDVRTGLTSSPKWLPPKWFYDAAGSELFSRITRLPEYYPTRRELAILRTSAAELAAAGGADTLVELGSGTSEKTVLLLEALAAAGTLRTYTPVDVDAVTLAAAARRLAGRFPEVAVRAVCADFERHLALLPRTGRRMVAFLGGTIGNLEPATREVFMKELRATLRPGDTFLLGADLVKDTGRLVAAYDDAAGVTAAFNRNVLRVINRELEADFEPEAFAHVALYDARHDWIEMRLRARRDMRVRIGGLGLAVDFVQGEEMRTEISAKFRPEGLRQELVAAGFEVRRRYTDPAGDFTLVLAEA, from the coding sequence GTGTTCGTCAGCCAGCCGACCGTGCATGTGATCAACCACCTTGACCGCGACTATCTGCGCCAGGCGCTCGAACACGACGTCAGAACCGGGCTGACGTCGTCGCCCAAGTGGCTGCCGCCCAAGTGGTTCTACGACGCCGCGGGCAGCGAGTTGTTCTCCCGTATCACCCGGTTGCCCGAGTACTACCCGACGCGGCGCGAGCTGGCGATCCTGCGGACGTCTGCCGCGGAGCTGGCGGCGGCCGGCGGTGCGGACACGCTGGTAGAGCTGGGCTCGGGCACCAGCGAGAAGACGGTGCTGCTGCTGGAGGCACTCGCCGCGGCCGGCACGTTGCGCACCTACACGCCGGTGGACGTGGACGCGGTCACCCTCGCGGCGGCGGCGCGGCGGCTGGCCGGGCGCTTCCCCGAGGTGGCCGTGCGGGCGGTGTGCGCCGACTTCGAGCGCCATCTGGCGTTGCTGCCGCGTACCGGGCGGCGGATGGTGGCCTTCCTCGGCGGCACGATCGGGAATCTCGAACCGGCCACCCGCGAGGTGTTCATGAAAGAGCTGCGGGCCACGCTCCGGCCAGGCGACACGTTTCTGCTCGGGGCCGACCTGGTGAAGGACACCGGGCGGCTGGTGGCGGCCTACGACGACGCGGCCGGGGTGACGGCCGCCTTCAACAGGAACGTGCTGCGGGTGATCAACCGGGAGCTGGAGGCGGACTTCGAACCGGAGGCGTTCGCGCACGTGGCGCTGTACGACGCGCGCCACGACTGGATCGAGATGCGGCTGCGGGCGCGGCGGGACATGCGGGTGCGGATCGGAGGGCTCGGGCTGGCCGTGGACTTCGTCCAGGGGGAGGAGATGCGCACCGAGATCAGCGCCAAGTTCCGGCCGGAGGGGCTGCGGCAGGAGCTCGTCGCCGCGGGGTTCGAGGTGCGCCGCCGCTACACCGACCCGGCCGGGGACTTCACCCTGGTCCTGGCCGAAGCGTGA
- a CDS encoding UDP-N-acetylmuramate dehydrogenase produces MGDLRLLAPYTTLGLGGPARAYEEAATAEELVSLVAEADRRGEPTLILGGGSNLVVSDQGFDGLVIKVATRGVTVSRDGDQVVVEAQAGEDWDPLVARAVAEGWSGLECMSGIPGLVGSTPIQNVGAYGQEVAQTVRCVRVFDRRTREVLDVEARRCGFSYRDSAFKRDLGRYVVLGVTFALDVSPTSGPLTYKELVNGVGERAPLDEVRAAVLGLRRGKGMVLDPDDPDTRSAGSFFTNPIISAGEATALGDGTPRWDMPDGSVKVPAAWLIEQAGFPKGYARGPVRISTKHTLALTNPHGHGTTADLIALAREVRDGVLAKFGVTLVNEPVMVGCAL; encoded by the coding sequence ATGGGAGACCTGAGGCTGCTCGCGCCGTACACCACGCTGGGTCTGGGCGGGCCCGCCCGCGCCTACGAGGAGGCGGCGACCGCCGAGGAACTGGTGTCGCTCGTGGCCGAGGCCGACCGGCGGGGGGAGCCGACGCTGATCCTGGGCGGCGGCAGCAACCTGGTGGTGTCCGACCAGGGCTTCGACGGACTGGTGATCAAGGTGGCGACGCGCGGGGTGACGGTCTCGCGCGACGGCGACCAGGTGGTGGTCGAGGCGCAGGCGGGCGAGGACTGGGACCCGCTGGTCGCGCGCGCGGTGGCCGAGGGCTGGTCGGGGCTCGAATGCATGTCGGGCATCCCGGGCCTGGTCGGGTCGACGCCGATCCAGAACGTGGGCGCCTATGGTCAGGAGGTCGCCCAGACGGTGCGGTGCGTGCGGGTCTTCGACCGGCGCACCCGCGAGGTGCTCGACGTGGAGGCGCGCAGGTGCGGGTTCTCCTACCGCGACAGCGCCTTCAAGCGGGACCTGGGGCGGTACGTGGTGCTCGGCGTCACCTTCGCGCTCGACGTCTCGCCGACGTCGGGGCCGCTCACCTACAAGGAGCTGGTGAACGGCGTGGGCGAGCGGGCGCCCCTGGACGAGGTGCGTGCGGCGGTTCTGGGGCTGCGCAGGGGCAAGGGCATGGTCCTCGACCCCGACGACCCCGACACCCGCAGCGCGGGGTCGTTCTTCACCAACCCGATCATCTCCGCCGGCGAGGCGACCGCGCTGGGTGACGGCACCCCCCGCTGGGACATGCCGGACGGCTCGGTCAAGGTGCCTGCGGCATGGCTGATCGAGCAGGCGGGCTTCCCGAAGGGCTACGCGCGCGGTCCCGTGCGCATCTCGACCAAGCACACCCTGGCGCTGACCAACCCGCACGGCCACGGCACGACCGCCGACCTGATCGCGCTGGCCCGCGAGGTGCGCGACGGCGTGCTCGCGAAGTTCGGCGTCACGCTCGTCAACGAGCCCGTGATGGTCGGCTGCGCGCTCTAG
- the deoC gene encoding deoxyribose-phosphate aldolase, with amino-acid sequence MTTSLADVASSDATLRAFLHGLPGVDRVGADQRAAMLGTRSIKTTAKAQAIDLAISMVDLTTLEGADTTGKVRAMCAKAMHTAAGAPRVAAVCVYPDLVSVAVSALKGSGVKVASVATAFPSGRSSLEVKVSDTALAVAAGADEIDMVIDRGAFLSGDYLKVFEEIVAVKAACGEAHLKVILETGELATYDNVRRASWLAMIAGADFIKTSTGKVSPAATLPVTLIMLEAVRDFRDVTGRQVGVKPAGGIRTTKDAIKNLVLVNETVGDDWLSPDWFRLGASSLLNDLLMQRQKLATGRYAGPDYFTLD; translated from the coding sequence GTGACTACCTCGCTCGCGGACGTGGCCTCTTCGGACGCCACGCTGCGGGCCTTCCTGCACGGCCTTCCAGGTGTCGACCGGGTGGGCGCGGACCAGCGGGCGGCGATGCTCGGCACCCGCTCCATCAAGACGACCGCCAAGGCTCAGGCCATCGATCTGGCCATTTCGATGGTCGACCTCACCACCCTGGAGGGCGCCGACACGACCGGCAAGGTCCGGGCGATGTGCGCCAAGGCGATGCACACCGCGGCGGGCGCGCCCAGGGTGGCGGCCGTCTGCGTCTATCCCGACCTGGTCTCCGTCGCCGTCTCCGCGCTGAAGGGCTCGGGGGTGAAGGTCGCCTCGGTGGCGACCGCCTTCCCCAGCGGCCGGTCCTCCCTCGAGGTCAAGGTGAGCGACACCGCGCTGGCCGTGGCGGCCGGCGCCGACGAGATCGACATGGTGATCGACAGGGGCGCCTTCCTGTCCGGCGACTACCTGAAGGTCTTCGAGGAGATCGTCGCGGTGAAGGCCGCCTGCGGCGAGGCGCACCTGAAGGTGATCCTCGAGACCGGCGAGCTGGCGACCTACGACAACGTACGGCGGGCGTCGTGGCTGGCGATGATCGCCGGCGCCGACTTCATCAAGACCTCCACCGGCAAGGTGTCGCCCGCCGCGACGCTTCCGGTGACCCTGATCATGCTTGAGGCCGTGCGCGACTTCCGCGACGTCACGGGCCGCCAGGTCGGCGTGAAGCCCGCCGGGGGAATCCGCACGACCAAGGACGCCATCAAGAACCTGGTGCTGGTCAACGAGACGGTCGGCGACGACTGGCTGAGCCCCGACTGGTTCAGGCTCGGCGCCTCGTCCCTGCTGAACGACCTGCTGATGCAGCGACAGAAGCTCGCCACAGGCCGGTACGCCGGTCCCGACTACTTCACCCTGGACTGA
- a CDS encoding aldehyde dehydrogenase family protein encodes MFEYAPAPESRDVVDIKPSYGLFINGEFVSGSSSFKTVNPANEEVLAEVAVASSDDVDRAVQAARKAFGVWSAMPGAERAKYLFRIARIIQERARELAVLESLDNGKPIRESRDVDVPLVAAHFFYYAGWADKLAYAGFGDRPLGVAGQVIPWNFPLLMLAWKIAPALACGNTVVLKPAETTPLTALLFAEICQQADLPPGVVNIVTGAGETGAAVVAHPDVNKVAFTGSTEVGRIIARTVAGTSKKLTLELGGKAANIVFEDAAIDQAVEGIVNGIFFNQGHVCCAGSRLLVQESVQDQLLDSLRRRLSTLRLGDPLDKNTDIGAINSADQLAKIRQLSDLGEAEGAARWSPACELPEKGFWFPPTIFTGVAQSHSIAREEIFGPVLSVLTFRTPDEAVEKANNTPYGLSAGVWTEKGSRILWMADRLRAGVVWANTFNKFDPTSPFGGYKESGYGREGGLAGLEAYLDV; translated from the coding sequence ATGTTCGAGTACGCACCTGCGCCCGAGTCGCGCGATGTCGTCGACATCAAGCCGTCCTACGGGCTGTTCATCAACGGCGAGTTCGTCTCGGGCTCGTCGTCCTTCAAGACCGTCAACCCGGCCAACGAGGAGGTCCTGGCCGAGGTGGCCGTCGCCTCGTCCGACGACGTGGACCGGGCGGTCCAGGCCGCGCGCAAGGCCTTCGGGGTCTGGTCGGCCATGCCGGGCGCCGAGCGGGCCAAGTATCTCTTCCGCATCGCCCGCATCATCCAGGAGCGCGCCCGCGAGCTGGCCGTCCTTGAGTCGCTCGACAACGGCAAGCCCATCCGCGAGTCGCGGGACGTGGACGTGCCGCTGGTCGCCGCGCACTTCTTCTACTACGCGGGCTGGGCCGACAAGCTCGCCTACGCGGGCTTCGGCGACCGGCCGCTCGGCGTGGCGGGGCAGGTCATCCCGTGGAACTTTCCGCTGCTGATGCTCGCGTGGAAGATCGCCCCCGCGCTGGCCTGCGGCAACACGGTCGTGCTCAAGCCGGCGGAGACCACGCCGCTGACCGCGCTGCTGTTCGCCGAGATCTGCCAGCAGGCCGACCTGCCGCCCGGCGTGGTCAACATCGTGACCGGCGCCGGCGAGACGGGCGCCGCGGTCGTCGCGCACCCCGACGTCAACAAGGTGGCCTTCACCGGCTCCACCGAGGTCGGCAGGATCATCGCGAGGACCGTCGCGGGCACGTCCAAGAAGCTCACGCTGGAGCTGGGCGGCAAGGCGGCGAACATCGTCTTCGAGGACGCCGCCATCGACCAGGCGGTCGAGGGCATCGTCAACGGCATCTTCTTCAACCAGGGCCACGTGTGCTGCGCGGGCTCGCGCCTGCTGGTGCAGGAGTCGGTCCAAGACCAGCTCCTCGACTCCCTGCGCAGGCGCCTGAGCACCCTCAGGCTCGGCGACCCGCTGGACAAGAACACCGACATCGGCGCCATCAACTCCGCCGACCAGCTGGCGAAGATCCGGCAGCTGTCGGACCTCGGCGAGGCGGAGGGCGCGGCGCGCTGGTCTCCCGCCTGCGAGCTGCCGGAGAAGGGCTTCTGGTTCCCGCCGACGATCTTCACCGGCGTCGCGCAGTCGCACAGCATCGCGCGCGAGGAGATCTTCGGCCCGGTGCTGTCGGTGCTGACCTTCCGCACCCCCGACGAGGCCGTGGAGAAGGCGAACAACACCCCGTACGGCCTGTCCGCGGGCGTCTGGACCGAGAAGGGGTCGCGCATCCTGTGGATGGCCGACCGGCTGCGCGCCGGGGTCGTCTGGGCGAACACCTTCAACAAGTTCGACCCCACCTCTCCCTTCGGCGGTTACAAGGAGTCCGGTTACGGCCGGGAGGGCGGGCTCGCGGGGCTGGAGGCCTACCTTGACGTGTGA
- a CDS encoding aldehyde dehydrogenase family protein, with protein MSRLSVRKTYKLFIGGAFPRSESGRSYVVTSPKGDFLANASRASRKDARDAVTAARKAFPGWSGATPYNRGQILYRIAEMLEGRRGQFAEELGTGKKAALEQVDAAVDRLVWYAGWSDKIASVRGSANPVAGPYFNLSTPEPSGVVAVIAPSDPLLGLVSVVAPVIVTGNTAVVVASESSPLASITLAEVLATSDLPGGVVNILTGHQAELAPWLAAHMDVNGLDLTGVTDPDLALRCEQEAAENLKRVLRPSTPDWSADPGIGRMTAFMETKTVWHPAGV; from the coding sequence ATGAGCAGGCTCAGCGTGCGCAAGACCTACAAGCTGTTCATCGGCGGGGCGTTCCCGCGCTCCGAGAGCGGAAGGTCGTACGTCGTGACGTCCCCGAAGGGCGACTTCCTGGCCAACGCCTCCAGGGCGTCGCGCAAGGACGCGCGTGACGCCGTGACGGCCGCGCGCAAGGCGTTCCCCGGGTGGTCGGGCGCCACGCCGTACAACAGGGGGCAGATCCTCTACCGGATCGCCGAGATGCTGGAGGGCCGGCGCGGCCAGTTCGCCGAGGAACTCGGCACCGGCAAGAAGGCCGCGCTGGAGCAGGTGGACGCGGCTGTCGACCGGCTGGTCTGGTACGCGGGCTGGTCCGACAAGATCGCTTCGGTGCGCGGGTCGGCCAATCCCGTGGCGGGGCCGTACTTCAACCTGTCGACGCCCGAGCCCTCGGGCGTGGTGGCGGTGATCGCGCCCTCGGATCCGCTCCTCGGGCTGGTCTCCGTCGTGGCTCCCGTCATCGTCACCGGCAACACCGCGGTCGTGGTGGCCTCGGAGAGCTCGCCGCTGGCCTCGATCACGCTGGCCGAGGTGCTGGCCACCTCCGACCTGCCGGGCGGGGTGGTCAACATCCTGACCGGGCACCAGGCGGAGCTGGCCCCGTGGCTGGCCGCGCACATGGACGTCAACGGGCTCGACCTCACCGGAGTCACCGACCCCGACCTGGCGCTCAGGTGTGAGCAGGAGGCGGCGGAGAACCTCAAGCGGGTCCTGCGCCCGAGCACGCCCGACTGGTCGGCCGATCCAGGCATCGGCAGGATGACGGCGTTCATGGAGACCAAGACCGTCTGGCACCCCGCCGGCGTCTGA
- a CDS encoding TMEM165/GDT1 family protein, producing MEAFWISLGVIFLAELGDKSQLMAMTFATRFKTWPVLAGITIATTAVHLVSVAVGGLIGDALPTTAISIAAGVAFLGFALWTLRGDELTEEESRKAQRTARNAVIAVTVAFFLAELGDKTMLATITLATQHGWFGTWIGSTVGMVAADALAIVVGRLLGKHLPEKAIRYGAAAAFAIFGAVLLLEPLF from the coding sequence TTGGAAGCGTTCTGGATCAGTCTCGGCGTGATTTTCCTGGCCGAGCTGGGCGACAAGAGCCAGTTGATGGCCATGACGTTCGCCACTCGTTTCAAGACCTGGCCCGTGCTGGCCGGCATCACCATCGCGACCACGGCCGTGCACCTGGTCAGCGTGGCCGTCGGCGGGCTGATCGGCGACGCGCTGCCGACGACGGCCATCTCGATCGCCGCGGGTGTCGCCTTCCTCGGGTTCGCCCTGTGGACGCTGCGCGGTGACGAGCTGACCGAGGAGGAGTCGCGCAAGGCCCAGCGGACGGCCAGGAACGCCGTGATCGCGGTGACGGTGGCGTTCTTCCTGGCCGAGCTGGGCGACAAGACCATGCTGGCCACGATCACGCTGGCCACGCAGCACGGGTGGTTCGGCACCTGGATCGGGTCGACCGTGGGCATGGTCGCCGCCGACGCCCTGGCCATCGTGGTCGGGCGCCTGCTCGGCAAGCACCTGCCCGAGAAGGCCATCCGCTACGGCGCGGCCGCCGCCTTCGCGATCTTCGGTGCGGTCCTCCTGCTCGAACCCCTTTTCTAG
- the egtE gene encoding ergothioneine biosynthesis PLP-dependent enzyme EgtE, with amino-acid sequence MTGQAARIAAAWRSARSVVPPGHLDAAGCNVPSDRVLDAVVAHLRLERERGGYAAVPDLTTAKSALAALVGAGPGDVAFLESGTAAMAALLGGWRLAPGSRVGHVRTEYGSTLMLLRHLAAWRGWNLVELPVDGDARLDVEGLRARLTAGLDLVIVSHIGSHRGVVQPAGEIGTLCRAAEVPFVLDVCQSLGHVEVRGAGASAYVGTSRKWLAGPRGVGFLIVPGVTPAMDAAAPTLGGHLWNEPSPGTGGERALPEPLPGAVRYESSEGAIAARVGLGVAVLEYHALGPSAVHARLADRGRMARALLDGAGGWRVAEPLEEPSALVTLRPPPGDTAEKAAARAAAASLLVSVVPTGRAPLDLREPVLRVSPPPGTPDETLHVLARVLAS; translated from the coding sequence GTGACAGGGCAAGCGGCGCGGATCGCCGCGGCGTGGCGGAGTGCGCGGAGCGTGGTGCCGCCCGGGCATCTCGACGCGGCCGGCTGTAACGTGCCCAGTGACCGGGTGCTCGACGCGGTCGTGGCGCACCTGCGGCTGGAACGGGAGCGCGGCGGCTACGCTGCCGTCCCGGACCTCACCACGGCGAAGTCGGCGCTGGCCGCGCTGGTCGGCGCCGGCCCGGGAGACGTGGCGTTCCTGGAGAGCGGGACGGCGGCGATGGCGGCGCTGCTGGGCGGGTGGCGGCTCGCGCCGGGCAGCCGGGTCGGCCATGTGCGCACCGAGTACGGCAGCACGCTGATGCTGCTGCGCCACCTGGCAGCCTGGCGTGGCTGGAATCTCGTCGAACTGCCGGTGGACGGTGACGCGCGCCTCGATGTGGAGGGTCTGCGGGCCCGGCTGACGGCGGGGCTGGATCTGGTGATCGTCTCTCACATCGGCTCCCATCGCGGCGTCGTGCAACCGGCGGGGGAGATCGGGACGCTGTGCCGCGCGGCGGAGGTCCCGTTCGTGCTGGACGTCTGCCAGTCTCTCGGGCACGTGGAGGTACGCGGGGCGGGCGCGAGCGCGTACGTGGGAACCTCACGCAAATGGCTGGCAGGGCCGCGCGGCGTCGGCTTCCTGATCGTGCCAGGCGTCACACCCGCCATGGACGCCGCGGCCCCCACTCTCGGCGGGCACCTCTGGAACGAACCGTCGCCAGGGACCGGCGGTGAGCGGGCCCTGCCCGAGCCGCTGCCCGGCGCAGTCCGGTACGAGAGCTCGGAGGGGGCGATCGCGGCCAGAGTCGGGCTCGGCGTGGCCGTGCTCGAGTACCACGCGCTCGGCCCGTCCGCGGTCCACGCGCGCCTGGCCGACCGGGGGCGCATGGCGCGCGCCCTGCTCGACGGGGCCGGGGGCTGGCGCGTGGCCGAGCCGCTGGAGGAGCCGTCCGCCCTTGTCACGCTCAGGCCCCCGCCGGGTGACACGGCCGAGAAGGCCGCTGCCCGGGCGGCCGCCGCGTCCCTGTTGGTCAGCGTCGTGCCGACCGGCCGGGCGCCGCTGGACCTGCGCGAACCCGTGCTCCGCGTCTCCCCGCCGCCCGGCACGCCCGATGAGACCCTGCACGTCCTGGCCCGCGTCCTCGCCTCCTGA